AAAGTCACCGACCAACGCTTGTGTTGGCGCGAGTATCGCTGCAAAAATCAGACTGGTTTTGAGGGTTAGCCTTGGGCCGCGCTTGTCATCGCCTTTGAGGATGCGATATGCCGATATTCCTGCCATTAAGAACGAGGCAGTTAGGCCTGAAGCCAGTAACACGTGAACCAACCGGTAGGGGAATGAGGGGTTAAAGATGATGGCCCACCAATCGACGGCATGGGCAACGCCATCTCGCATCTCAAAGCCAACCGGTGTTTGCATCCATGAATTCAATGCGATGATCCAGAAGGCTGACATGGTGGTACCTAAGGCGACCAGTGCGGTTGCCGTGGTATGTAGCCAAGGCGGCACTCGGTTGATGCCAAATAGCATGATGCCGAGGAAAGTGGCTTCAAGGAAAAAAGCAGTAAGCACTTCGTAACCCAGTAGTGGCCCAGCAATATTGCCTACTTTCTCCATAAACCCGGGCCAGTTGGTACCGAACTGGAAGCTCATGGTGATGCCGCTGACCACACCAAGAGCAAAGCTCAGGGCAAATACCTTGACCCAAAAGCGATAGGCGCGCATCCATACGGGATCTTGTGAGAAGTCGAAGCGGATTTTGAAATACATCAGTAGCCAGCACAACGCAATGGTGATGCTGGGAAAGAGAATATGAAAGCTGATATTGGCCGCAAATTGGATCCGTGAAAGCATCAGCGTCTCAATCATAAGAGTGCCCCATCATGGTTAGAAAGCCTAAAATGGCTTGGATAAAGTAAAAACAGTAACCCTAGAGTTAGTCGGTTTTAGTGCGTTTAAATTTGTCTGAAATATCGAGTACTTTGCTCACGCCGACACCTAAGCGCATCAGCGTGTTGAGTTTTTCAGGGCTGAGTCGCTGCAGTTCGCTGCTCCACTGCGTAATGGTTTCAAGCAGATCATGGATCTCGGAAACACGCTGTTGGGCAAACAGTTCCGGCGCCTCTTTGCTGGTGTCATCCATGATGTTATTGCGCAGCAGTGACAGTGTCGGGTCTATTTCGCGTTTACGGCGCTCTTCGAACACGGTATTTGCCATATCCCAGATGGAGCCTGCGGCGCAGTAATACTCTTTGCGGTCACCGGGGATATGGCGAAGCAAAATGAGACGCCAGGACACCAACTCCTTTAATCCCATGCTGACATTACCTCGGGAGACATTGAGCGCCTCGCGCATCTGATCTGCGTTGAGCGGACTTTCGCTAAGAACAATCAGTGCCAGCATCTGCCCTACGGTGCGGTTGAAGCCCCAGCGACTGCCCATCTCGCCGAAGTGCAGTACCAGAGATTCGATCATCGGGCTCATCTTCATACTGGGGTTTCTCAATTTTCAGAAATTTCTGAAAATTATATATGAAAATTGACTTGGATCAAGATTGAAAAAGAGTCTCAACAATGAGAGATCAAAAATGTGCGGACATCTTCGGCTTTTGTGCGGCTAATTTCGTCGAAAGGTGGGTTTTTGATAGA
This genomic window from Corallincola holothuriorum contains:
- a CDS encoding cytochrome ubiquinol oxidase subunit I, with protein sequence MIETLMLSRIQFAANISFHILFPSITIALCWLLMYFKIRFDFSQDPVWMRAYRFWVKVFALSFALGVVSGITMSFQFGTNWPGFMEKVGNIAGPLLGYEVLTAFFLEATFLGIMLFGINRVPPWLHTTATALVALGTTMSAFWIIALNSWMQTPVGFEMRDGVAHAVDWWAIIFNPSFPYRLVHVLLASGLTASFLMAGISAYRILKGDDKRGPRLTLKTSLIFAAILAPTQALVGDFHGLNTLEHQPQKIAAMEGVWHTEKGAPLLLFAIPDEENRTNHFEIGIPKMASFILTHDLEGEIKGLNEFPGEHPPVAPVFYSFRIMVGVGMLMIAAAWLGVWQLARKKELSPWLLKGLVLMTFAGWVATLAGWYVTEIGRQPYLVSGVLTTAEAVTTVPPSKVWFSFTLYMITYVVLLVAYIRTLFLMARRAVEIEEITPEENPNFHQLDENLATSGEKA
- a CDS encoding GbsR/MarR family transcriptional regulator; protein product: MKMSPMIESLVLHFGEMGSRWGFNRTVGQMLALIVLSESPLNADQMREALNVSRGNVSMGLKELVSWRLILLRHIPGDRKEYYCAAGSIWDMANTVFEERRKREIDPTLSLLRNNIMDDTSKEAPELFAQQRVSEIHDLLETITQWSSELQRLSPEKLNTLMRLGVGVSKVLDISDKFKRTKTD